The DNA segment CAGAAGTTCTCCGGCTTCCCCGACACCCTCGGCTACGCCGCCTTCGCCCCGCTGCCCCGCGCCTTCTTCACCGACCACGCCGGCTGGCTGAAGACCCCGGTCGGCAACGGCCCGTACGCCATCGAGTCCTACACCAAGGGCTCCCAGATGACCCTGCGGAAGTGGAACGGCTACCCCGGCGGGGACAAGGCGCTCAACGACGGGGTGATCCTCAAGGTCTACACCGACAGCAACACCGCCTACACCGACCTGATGGCCGGCAACCTCGACCTCGCCGACGACATCCCGGCCGCCCAGCTGAAGAACGTCAGGACCGACCTCGGCGACCGGTACATCAACACCCCGGCCGGCATCATCCAGACCCTCGCCTTCCCGTACTACGACCAGCGCTGGAACCGGCCCGGCATGGAGAAGGTCCGTACCGGGCTCTCCATGGCCATCAACCGGGACCAGATCACCAAGACCATCTTCCAGCGCACCCGTACCCCCGCCACCGACTGGACCTCACCCGTCCTCGGCGCCGACGGCGGCTTCAAGGCGGGCCTGTGCGGACGCGCCTGCACCTACGACCCGGCGGCGGCCAAGCGGCTGGTCCGGCAGGGCGGCGGCATCCCCGGGGGCTCCCTGCGGCTCACCTACAACGCGGACACCGGCTCGCACCGGGATTGGATCGACGCGGTCTGCAACTCCATCAACCACGCGCTCGGCGACGACAACGCCTGCGTCGGCAACCCGGTCGGCACCTTCGCCGACTTCCGCAACCAGATGGCCCAGCACAAGATGAGCGGCCCCTTCCGGGCGGGCTGGCAGATGGACTACCCCCTGATCCAGAACTTCCTCCAGCCGCTGTACTTCACCGGCGCCTCCTCCAACGACGGCCAGTGGACCAACTCCGAGTTCGACGAGCTGGTGGACCGCGCCAACGCCGAGACGGACCCGGCCAAGTCGGTCGCCACCTTCCAGCAGGCCGAGGAGGTCGTCCGGGACAACATGGCCGCCATCCCGCTCTGGTACCAGAACGGCAACGCGGGCTACTCCCAGCGCCTCACCGGCGTGGCGCTCAACCCGTTCAGCGTGCCGGTGTACAACGAGATCAAGGTGAGCTGAGCGCATGGGACGCTACGTCGTCCGGCGCCTGCTCCAGATGGTGCCGGTGTTCGTCGGAGCCACCCTGCTGATCTTCCTGATGGTCAACGTGATGGGCGACCCCATCGCGGGCCTGTGCGGGGAGCGGCAGTGCGACGCGGCCACCGCCGCGCAGCTCCGGAGCGAGTTCGGCCTCGACCAGCCGCTCTGGCAGCAGTACGCGACCTACATGGGCAACGTCTTCACCGGCGACTTCGGCACCGCCTTCAACGGACAGCCCGTCACCGAGCTGATGGCGGCCGCGTTCCCGGTCACCGTCCGGCTGACCATCGTCGCGATCCTCTTCGAGCTCGTCGTCGGCATCAGCCTCGGCGTGCTCACCGGACTGAGCCGGGGCCGGCCCGTCGACACCGGGGTGCTGCTGCTCACCCTCGTGGTGATCTCCGTGCCGACCTTCGTCACCGGCCTGGTGCTGCAGCTGCTGCTCGGCGTGGAGTGGGGGTGGATCAAACCCTCCGTCTCGCCACAGGCGCCGTTCGACGAGCTGATCGTGCCGGGGCTGGTGCTGGCCTCGGTCTCGCTGGCCTACGTCACCCGGCTGACCCGTACCTCGATCGCGGAGAACCGGCGCTCGGACTACGTCCGTACCGCCGTCGCCAAGGGGCTGCCCCGGCGCCGGGTCGTCGTACGGCACCTGCTGCGGACCTCGCTGATCCCGGTGGTCACCTTCATCGGCACCGACATCGGGGCGCTGATGGGCGGCGCGATCGTCACCGAACGGATCTTCAACATCCACGGCGTCGGCTTCCAGCTCTACCAGGGCATCCTCCGGCAGAACACCCAGACGGTGGTCGGCTTCGTGACCGTCCTGGTCCTGGTCTTCCTGGTCGCCAACCTGCTGGTCGACCTGCTCTACGCGGTACTCGACCCGAGGATTCGCTATGCCTGAGCCGTCGTCGTACGAGTCGCGGGGAGCCATCGCCGGGACCGGGATGGGCGGGACCATGGACCTGGCGGCCGGCGAGGCCGCCACGCTGGAGCGGGTGCCGGGCGGACCGGCGGGCGGCGGTCCGGACAGCAGGCCCCGCTCGCTCTGGTCCGACGCCTGGCGGGACCTCAGGCGCAACCCGGTCTTCCTGCTCTCCGCGCTCGTCATCCTCTTCCTGGTCTTCATCTCCCTCTGGCCGTCGGCCATCACCTCCGGCAACCCCCTCGACTGCGACCTCGCCAAGGCCCAGGACGGCTCCTCGCCGGGCCACCCCTTCGGCTTCGACGGGCAGGGCTGCGACGTCTACACCCGGACCGTCTACGGCGCCCGTACGTCGGTCACGGTGGGCGTGTGCGCCACGCTCGGGGTCGCGTTGCTGGGGTCGGTGCTCGGCGGGCTCGCCGGGTTCTTCGGCGGGGCCTGGGACGCGGTGCTGTCCCGGATCACCGACGTGTTCTTCGCCATCCCGGTCGTGCTCGGCGGCCTGGTGCTGCTGTCGGTGGTCACCAGCAACACCGTCTGGCCGGTGATCGGGTTCATGGTGCTGCTCGGCTGGCCGCAGATCTCCCGGATCGCCCGCGGCTCCGTCATCACCGCCCGGCAGAACGACTACGTCCAGGCGGCCCGCGCACTCGGCGCCTCGCCCGCCCGGCTGCTGCTGCGGCACATCGCGCCCAACGCGGTCGCCCCCGTCATCGTCGTGGCCACCATCGCGCTCGGCACCTACATCTCGCTGGAGGCCACCCTGTCCTACCTCGGCGTCGGCCTGAAGCCGCCCAGCGTCTCCTGGGGCATCGACATCTCCGCCGCCTCCCCCTACATCCGCAACGCCCCGCACGCCCTGCTCTGGCCCTCCGGGGCGCTGGCGATCACCGTCCTGGCCTTCATCATGCTCGGCGACGCGGTACGCGACGCCCTCGACCCGAAGCTGAGGTGACGGCGCCATGCTGCTCGAAGTACGCGACCTGCACGTGGAGTTCCGCACCCGCGACGGCGTCGCCAAGGCCGTCAACGGGGTGTCGTACGGGGTCGGCGCGGGCGAAACGCTCGCGGTGCTCGGGGAGTCCGGGTCCGGCAAGTCGGTGACCGCGCAGGCCGTGATGGGCATCCTCGACATGCCGCCCGGCCGGATCACCGGCGGCCAGATCCTCTTCCAGGGCCGCGACCTGCTCACCATGAAGGAGGAGGAGCGGCGGAAGATCCGGGGCGCCGGAATGGCGATGATCTTCCAGGACGCGCTGTCCGCCCTCAACCCGGTGCTCTCCGTCGGCGACCAGCTCGGCGAGATGTTCACGGTCCACCGGGGGATGTCCCGCAAGGACGCGCGCAAGCGGGCCGTCGAGCTGATGGACCGGGTGCGCATCCCGGGCGCGGCCCAGCGGGTGCGGGA comes from the Streptomyces seoulensis genome and includes:
- a CDS encoding ABC transporter permease, which produces MPEPSSYESRGAIAGTGMGGTMDLAAGEAATLERVPGGPAGGGPDSRPRSLWSDAWRDLRRNPVFLLSALVILFLVFISLWPSAITSGNPLDCDLAKAQDGSSPGHPFGFDGQGCDVYTRTVYGARTSVTVGVCATLGVALLGSVLGGLAGFFGGAWDAVLSRITDVFFAIPVVLGGLVLLSVVTSNTVWPVIGFMVLLGWPQISRIARGSVITARQNDYVQAARALGASPARLLLRHIAPNAVAPVIVVATIALGTYISLEATLSYLGVGLKPPSVSWGIDISAASPYIRNAPHALLWPSGALAITVLAFIMLGDAVRDALDPKLR
- a CDS encoding ABC transporter permease encodes the protein MGRYVVRRLLQMVPVFVGATLLIFLMVNVMGDPIAGLCGERQCDAATAAQLRSEFGLDQPLWQQYATYMGNVFTGDFGTAFNGQPVTELMAAAFPVTVRLTIVAILFELVVGISLGVLTGLSRGRPVDTGVLLLTLVVISVPTFVTGLVLQLLLGVEWGWIKPSVSPQAPFDELIVPGLVLASVSLAYVTRLTRTSIAENRRSDYVRTAVAKGLPRRRVVVRHLLRTSLIPVVTFIGTDIGALMGGAIVTERIFNIHGVGFQLYQGILRQNTQTVVGFVTVLVLVFLVANLLVDLLYAVLDPRIRYA
- a CDS encoding peptide ABC transporter substrate-binding protein, whose amino-acid sequence is MRGFTHTRWLTGAAAVVLMATGCGGGASGAADGGMLTSSWGDPQNPLEPANTNEVQGGKVLDMVFRGLKRYDPRTGEAQNMLARSIDTTDSRHYTVRLRDGWTFSNGEKVTARSFTDAWNYGASLRNKQKNAYFFGYIEGYDQVHPEMGGQHADTLSGLKVVDDHTFTVTLNQKFSGFPDTLGYAAFAPLPRAFFTDHAGWLKTPVGNGPYAIESYTKGSQMTLRKWNGYPGGDKALNDGVILKVYTDSNTAYTDLMAGNLDLADDIPAAQLKNVRTDLGDRYINTPAGIIQTLAFPYYDQRWNRPGMEKVRTGLSMAINRDQITKTIFQRTRTPATDWTSPVLGADGGFKAGLCGRACTYDPAAAKRLVRQGGGIPGGSLRLTYNADTGSHRDWIDAVCNSINHALGDDNACVGNPVGTFADFRNQMAQHKMSGPFRAGWQMDYPLIQNFLQPLYFTGASSNDGQWTNSEFDELVDRANAETDPAKSVATFQQAEEVVRDNMAAIPLWYQNGNAGYSQRLTGVALNPFSVPVYNEIKVS